The sequence below is a genomic window from Flavobacterium sediminilitoris.
AAGTGAATTTCCTGGCATAAATTTTAATGTTTTCCAATGCATTGGTTCTAGATAGAAGAAGCCTTCATGCTCATGATAATTGGTTTCATTAACTGCATCCCATTTTTTCATAAAACTATCTTTATCAATATCTGAATTGTGTCCCCAATTGTCTAGTTTTTTTATTAAGTCTTCTCGCTCTCTTGATAAACAATCATGCAAAGCAATCGATGAAACATAAATAGAACGACATTTCCCGTGACGACCTACTTTATAGTTAGGTTTATTTGTTGCCACCATAAATTTATCAAACTTATCTACATATAAGACACCACCTTTTACATTCTTATATTGATTAATTTTGAAGCAACATATTTGTATGTGTTCTTTACTCGTAAGAAAATGATTATTTGCTTTTAAATATTCTACAAATGATTTGAAATCAAAAAAATATTCATCAGAATCTAATTGAATTAGCCAATTTCCAATTCCCATTTTTTCTGCTAAAAGTTTTCTCTCTCTTATCTCACATTCCATTGTAGAAAAGCCTTCTACATAAAAACTTTCTTCATAAATATGAATTTTGTTCTTTACATCAAATTCTTTAATCCATTGAAAAAAACTATCATCAATATGAATATCTGAGCCATTCCAAGTCTTCCTATTTTTATCAATTGCTAAAAATATTTCATCTGAATTATCATAAATTGGGGGAATTGCAAATTTTAATAATTCATAATCATAAGATACTAGGAATCCTACTTGAATTTTGTTCATGTTTTTTTTTACAAATATAAGGTTAAAATTTTCTTAATAAAATCTTACATTTGTCCTTCTACTCAAAAAAAAAAATAGCATGAAGAAATTAACTGTAATAATGCCTGTTTATAATGGTGAATTATATATTGAAGAAGCCATTAATAGTCTACAAAATCAGACATTTAGTGATTTCGACTTAATTATATTAAATGATAATTCATCAGATAGTACTGTTTCTATAATTGAAAAAATAAAAGCTAATGACGATCGTATTATTTTAATTAATAAAACAAAAAATGAAGGACCTGCTAATTTAAGAAATGAAGGAATTGATATAGCACAAACTGAATATATTGCATTATTAGATGCTGATGATATTGCTTTACCAACACGTTTTGAAAAACAAATAAATGTTTTAGATAATAATCCTAAAATAGGGTTATGCGGAACTTGGTTTACCATTTTTGGTGATAAAAAAGAAAAAATTTTAAAACATTCTGAAAAACATGAAAATTTAAAAGTTCAATTTTTACACAGTTGCGGATTAGGAAATTCAACTGTAATGTTTCGAAAAACAATGATAGGGAATTTACGTTTTGAACATCAATATGTTCCAGCGGAAGATTATGGTTTATGGAGTGAATTTATTGCTAAATCTGAATTTTACAATATTCCTGAATCTTTAGTACGATATCGTTGGCATTCAGGAAATATTAGTCAAACTAAAGAAGAAAACTTGAGAATCGCAGAAGTGGCAATTAA
It includes:
- a CDS encoding glycosyltransferase family 2 protein, yielding MKKLTVIMPVYNGELYIEEAINSLQNQTFSDFDLIILNDNSSDSTVSIIEKIKANDDRIILINKTKNEGPANLRNEGIDIAQTEYIALLDADDIALPTRFEKQINVLDNNPKIGLCGTWFTIFGDKKEKILKHSEKHENLKVQFLHSCGLGNSTVMFRKTMIGNLRFEHQYVPAEDYGLWSEFIAKSEFYNIPESLVRYRWHSGNISQTKEENLRIAEVAIKKRQLEQLEISSQDENSIYYVNAVSLKRKQSAEDIIKTIKASKVLKQKNEKLNIYNHTIFCKHIDRMIIRTIRNSKEYNLAFYKFIKNESDYFNKIKTLDKVIFYLKCVF